In Carassius gibelio isolate Cgi1373 ecotype wild population from Czech Republic chromosome B4, carGib1.2-hapl.c, whole genome shotgun sequence, one DNA window encodes the following:
- the usp6nl gene encoding USP6 N-terminal-like protein isoform X4 yields the protein MLKSWEKYKNSDKLARRIYKGVPLQLRGQVWCLLLDVPKIKEEKKDFYEKLKIRARGLSPDVRQIDLDVNRTYRDHIMFMHRYDVKQQDLFHVLTAYSVYNTEVGYCQGMSQITALLLIYMNEEDAFWALVKLLSGQKHAMHGFFVPGFPKLMRFQEHHDRILQKMMPKLKQHLDNQEVYTSLYTMKWFFQCFLDRTPFTLTLRIWDIYILEGERVLTAMSYTILKLHKKTLLKLSMEELVKFLQVTLSKDFFFEDDFVIEQLQHSMSELRRSKLELPLPGKEDEFPKKPLGQLPPEPPGFANHVANGQSVRKTVEGLPRRGSSPATSVSKQAESGPDTDGTPERDQESRPPSSLDKVPHPDKRERNGRGVDTQKERVPTHSSATAGGKALSKNQANHNSNARSSMRRDIGPRWVKPSEDKLEAVKNAALRESQSSLTMGVPPSPSSLTPKEATAFVPAFVPGSNRASNASQYDNVPGPDGGVMAIIELEKPPSRPPSRPYAGPSLRQGSPTRPPSDGTGVSPFRMPKQSKPEPRAPLHYPPGMIPVYTPYILDSQSEDRLYGQPYTEQLDATTGRGSSNPSPEKMLVNNSYLTYRRPPPNMPPLRIAPVELSSQKDSVEEGGYYLRQPTRLMGSPAYPPTELRYEPHRRREGWYGGMEAGPPRSPVGLPRSPSFQKAQLSPIHPVQEFNFAPANISDAVLHFRGPYQEHSGRQQLPPLFGGTHYRQAQEAFAMQESMLL from the exons ctgGCGAGGAGGATCTATAAGGGAGTTCCGCTGCAGCTCAGAGGTCAGGTTTGGTGTTTGCTGCTCGACGTCCCCAAAATCAAAGAGGAGAAAAAGGACTTCTATGAG AAACTGAAGATCAGAGCCAGGGGACTATCTCCAGATGTCCGTCAGATTGATCTGGATGTGAATCGTACATACAGAGATCACATCATGTTCATGCACCGCTATGATGTCAA ACAGCAGGATCTGTTTCATGTACTCACAGCATATTCTGTATATAACACG gaggtgGGCTATTGTCAGGGCATGAGTCAGATCACTGCTCTGTTACTCATCTATATGAATGAGGAAGATGCTTTCTGGGCACTGGTCAAACTGCTGTCTGGACAGAAACATGCCATgcatg GTTTCTTTGTACCAGGGTTCCCTAAACTCATGCGCTTCCAGGAGCATCATGACCGGATCCTGCAGAAGATGATGCCTAAGCTCAAACAACATCTA GATAATCAAGAAGTGTACACCAGCCTGTACACTATGAAATGGTTTTTTCAGTGTTTCTTGGATCGG ACTCCATTCACACTTACATTGAGAATATGGGACATCTATATTCTGGAAGGAGAGCGAGTTCTAACTGCAATGTCCTATACCATCCTCAAACTCCACAAAA aaACCCTCTTGAAATTGTCCATGGAGGAGCTGGTGAAGTTTCTGCAGGTGACTCTGTCAAAGGATTTCTTTTTTGAGGATGATTTTGTGATAGAGCAGCTTCAACACTCCATGTCTGAACTCAGACGATCTAAACTGGAGCTGCCACTTCCAG GTAAGGAGGATGAGTTCCCTAAGAAACCATTAGGTCAACTTCCTCCTGAGCCTCCAGGATTTGCGAATCATGTGGCTAACGGGCAGTCAGTCAGGAAGACAGTTGAGGGACTTCCCCGTCGTGGTTCGAGCCCTGCCACAAGTGTCAGTAAACAAGCAGAGTCTGGTCCGGACACTGATGGAACACCAGAGAGGGACCAAGAAAGTCGGCCACCCAGCTCCCTGGACAAGGTACCTCATCCAGACAAGAGAGAGAGGAATGGACGTGGTGTGGACACTCAAAAGGAACGGGTCCCAACCCATAGCAGCGCAACAGCTGGTGGGAAGGCACTGTCCAAGAACCAGGCAAATCACAACTCCAATGCTAGATCCAGTATGCGCAGGGACATTGGACCTCGTTGGGTCAAGCCTTCAGAGGACAAACTTGAAGCAGTCAAGAATGCAGCACTTCGGGAAAGCCAGTCGAGTCTAACTATGGGTGTTCCACCCTCGCCCAGCTCCCTAACTCCAAAGGAGGCCACCGCATTTGTTCCAGCATTTGTTCCAGGCTCAAACCGTGCCTCCAACGCCTCGCAATACGACAATGTCCCAGGACCAGACGGAGGGGTTATGGCGATTATAGAGCTTGAGAAACCACCCTCTCGCCCCCCCTCCCGACCATACGCCGGACCTTCTTTGAGACAGGGAAGTCCCACCCGCCCCCCTAGTGATGGAACTGGCGTCTCTCCCTTTAGAATGCCCAAACAGAGCAAACCAGAACCCCGTGCACCTTTGCACTACCCACCCGGCATGATTCCTGTATACACTCCCTACATTTTAGATTCCCAGTCGGAGGATAGACTATATGGCCAGCCATACACTGAGCAACTTGATGCAACTACGGGACGTGGCTCGTCTAACCCTTCACCAGAGAAAATGCTGGTGAACAACAGCTACTTAACCTACCGACGGCCACCCCCAAACATGCCCCCTCTCAGGATTGCTCCTGTCGAGCTTTCGTCCCAGAAAGACAGTGTTGAAGAGGGTGGGTATTACCTGCGACAACCCACCCGACTGATGGGCTCTCCAGCTTACCCGCCCACAGAACTGCGTTATGAGCCACACAGACGGAGAGAGGGCTGGTATGGGGGCATGGAGGCAGGGCCTCCACGGTCTCCTGTGGGACTACCTCGATCTCCCAGCTTCCAGAAAGCTCAGCTCTCTCCCATTCACCCCGTTCAGGAGTTTAACTTCGCCCCTGCAAATATCTCAGATGCTGTGCTCCATTTCAGAGGACCCTACCAAGAGCACTCTGGAAGACAACAGCTCCCCCCGCTGTTCGGAGGAACACACTACAGGCAGGCGCAGGAGGCCTTTGCAATGCAGGAGTCCATGCTGCTCTAA